The DNA region ctctttactttcCCTGTATTTTGGCAGGGATCTCACTTCATTAAGCCGATGGTTTCAATGGGTAAATTCTTAACATTTTAGTATTACTTTACAAGTGAATTTATTCCTGTTAGCCTATGTCTTCATCCATTATCAAAATTTTCAGCAAAGATATTTAGTTTCTACAATGGCTATGAGCTTGTCCAAAGAGTTTGGTCTGCTTAATACTGACGAATTATTCAATTGAGTTGTAATATTATGTCTCATGTGACTAATGACTATGCAAGCAACTTCAATCCTCATGTAGCCAAATAGCTTAAATTAGATTACAAGGTAGAAGGAATTTATTCAAACATCCCGAATGGGGGCTATCAAGAATTAAGATTATGTGCCCCCTTCCCCTTTTATTTTTCACAGTTGTATTGTATTGTAACTAATGTTGTTCTCTGACTTTCTTCTACCCTTGCAGATACCCTTTGTATGCAAAAGCTGCTCTGTGTCAAGCTTGTTACAAGGCATTGCGTCTCACCAGATCCTTGGAAATGAAAGCCTCTCAGCTTCTAGATGCAATACCTAAACCATTTTTGTCTCTTCATCTTCGTTTTGAGCCAGACATGGTTGCTTACAGCCAGTGTGAGTACCCGGACCTGTCTCCTGCTTCCATTAAAGCCATAGAAGCAGCACAAGTGGACAGAAAACCATGGACTGGAGAGTTAGCCCGTGTTTGGAGACTACGTGGGAAATGCCCACTTACACCTAACGAGACAGCTTTAATACTTCAATCTCTTTCCATCCCACTAACGACAAATATATACCTGGCAGCTGGAGATGGTTTGATGGAAATCGAAGGGTTGATAGATACCTATGCCAACATAGTTACTAAATCAAGTCTTCTCAGTAGAGAAGACTTCACAAGCATGCATGGCAACACAAAAGCTGCTTTGGATTATTATGTATCTATTAACAGTGATTCATATATAGCCACATATTTTGGGAATATGGATAAGATGGTTTCAGCAATGAGAGCTTTCAATGGTTTGTACAAGACTCTATTTTTTAGCAGA from Glycine soja cultivar W05 chromosome 8, ASM419377v2, whole genome shotgun sequence includes:
- the LOC114422448 gene encoding O-fucosyltransferase 13-like isoform X2; protein product: MRRDFCDGVGIARLLNATLVLPKFEVASYWNETSGFADVYDVDYFIKHMNGFVKVVKELPPDIASKEPVRVDCSKRKGQFDYFESVLPSLLKHKYISITPAMSQRRDRYPLYAKAALCQACYKALRLTRSLEMKASQLLDAIPKPFLSLHLRFEPDMVAYSQCEYPDLSPASIKAIEAAQVDRKPWTGELARVWRLRGKCPLTPNETALILQSLSIPLTTNIYLAAGDGLMEIEGLIDTYANIVTKSSLLSREDFTSMHGNTKAALDYYVSINSDSYIATYFGNMDKMVSAMRAFNGLYKTLFFSRRGFAQLTSQGLNGKELKQALWKLHRDDFAKGRGSALSECFCEFKL